From the genome of Palaemon carinicauda isolate YSFRI2023 chromosome 36, ASM3689809v2, whole genome shotgun sequence:
CCCATCTAAATATCTAAAACATGTTAGGAAATACAGTATGTATACCAAAAAATCAGTACTGTACAGCCAAGAATAAAATGCCTCAAGCTTTGTACCTTCTTGTCACCACCACCCTGCTTGATCTTTCCCTGAACTTCGGCGAACTTCTTGTTGTCAAATTGCGCCATCTTCTCGCACAATTTGAATTCGCCAATGACGGCCTTAACCTGGGGTTGGTTGATGACGGTCGTGAACCAACGATTCACGTTCTGGAAAGGCTTCCTGAAGGAGGGTTCCAACACATACTGAAATATTTTTTGAAGCTGCAATTAACTTAAAATACAGGAGGCATGCATCATGATGAAAAGTAACAATTCAATTAGAAAAACTGTCAATTATACCAGGTTCAAGGGATTGTATGACAAGGTCAAGAATATTGCTTAGTTGTATTCCAGACCTTCAAAATCTCCTGGCTTGTATTCCTGATCTTAAATCTTGTCTAAATGGTATTCCAGTAACGCATCTAGTCTACATTGTATCaagaggacagagaaaaaaaagaaaaggacagaaaaaaagagaagaggacagaggaaaaaagagaagaggacagaggaaaaaagagaagaggacagaaAAGAGGAAACAGTAAGAGAAGACgagagaaaaaggaaagaaaattgtcCGGGTTCATATTCCAGTACAAACTAAGAAAAAGAACACACCTGGTAGAGATGAAGAAGTGTGCAGCACACCGAAATATCGGCGAGAGAGATCCGCTCGCCCACCAAGAAGGTACGCGGTAACAAATGGGTGTTGAGGGCCCCAAGGGCTTTCTTCACGTCCTCCTTTGCCCTCTCGGTGTTGCTCTTGTTGAACTGCATAATTCCCAGGCAGGGGAACACCCATGTGCATGAGGCCGGCAGAATTTCATTATCTGTGAACGAAATAAAAGCATTAATCAAAGGCCAAGGGAAAGGCAACTCATCCAAAGACATTCCAATGTCTCTTAATATTCTTCAGTACTGTACAGTTGAATACAGTACATTGAAGAACCTCTTTCTATAGAATATTGCTCTTCCCTTCGGTATCCCCTCGATCCCATGAAATTTAGTGGGGAACAAGGTAGCAATCAAAGGAAATTCCTTTTTACAACTACAAGAAACTTGATTTAAGAAACCAAATTGCTACACAAGCTTTAAGAGTGAAATACGATTAGTGACAGCTTCCAGCCAAAATCTCTATAACTATATGTAACTGACCTTGCAGTACAGTAGTCTAATGCATCACACTACAAAGCAAATGCACTATTAAAAaacttagggggggggggggccaagacTAGAGAGGTACATACCGAGCATTTGGCGAGACCAAAtgtagcctaaaaaaaaaaaaaaaaaattaaataaataaataaacgggaAACCTTACCTGCGAAGTTCATCCAGGCAACGACCTGGGCCTGGTCCATGGCCGACTTTCCGCGCAGCTGGTCATTAGCGACGGCCCAAGCAATGGCATTGCTTTCAAAGATGCATTTGCCATCGGTAGTCTCAAACGCTGGTACCTACTTGAAAAAGATATTCATGTATTATCGCATGTTAACCAAAATACACTAAGCTTTAGTACTTAAATTCAAATCTCAACTCCTAACAATTTGTTAGTTCCTAAACTAAGACAACACAGAAAAGACCATGTCATCAACTCTCAGGAACACACCACCAGCAACTTGTACCTCAGCTTCATCAGAACGATGAGAAAAGAGGGCCATTGCTGGTGGTTCGCTTTGCCACACTCGTAACACAAAGAAAATTTATAACTTAATTTGCTGACTTGAAGTGTGGCACAGTCAAAATTTTCTACAGTACACTACACTATCAGGATTATCTTGAGAAAGACCTACCTTGCCAAGGGGGAACTTCTTCAAGAAGCTATCGGACTTGTTGGTCTCGCCGAAGACGAAGTTATTGTCGACATTGACTTTAGCCCCACTGTACTGAGCTGCGATCAGGGCCTTGAAGGCCCTGAAGTTCTCTGGGTAGGTGTACAGCGTCTGAAAAGGATAGGTTGAAACTTCAAATACCGAAACATTCCACTAGGATTTTATATTCAAAGATATCCcctagattaacccttttacccccaaaggacgtactggtacatttcacagaagccatccctttacccccatggacataccagtaagtccttgcaaaaaaaatgctataaaaatttttttcataattttgataattttttttgagaaaattcaggcatttcacaagagaatgagaccaacctgacctctctatgacaaaaatttagGCAGTtaaagagtaatttaaaaaaatataatgcaaaatgtgctgagaaaaaaataaccccctggggggtggacggttggaaatttccaaagagcctgggggtaaaagggttaacacttcAAAACAAACTGTAGTGCATTTCGTTATGGAGTACAGTGTTCCTCTTCCTAACGTGTAAATTTATCTCCACTGTCCAACATGCAACATCTTTCTAGGGCCTCCCCAGGCCGGTAAATTACAGAATGGTGCAACAAACATTTTTGTTGGAGTTTTGACCGTTTTGAATGATTCCTGGTGGAAATCGATATTTTATAAGTTCTGGGGGATCGACTACCATGACTGAAAATGTTTGGCTTTGCACTATTTATAGTTATCAATTATGTTCAGAACAAATTTAAATAGTGAACGTGTATCTAAATAAACATTGATAAATTTTGCTTCCGCCAGTCACCATAATAAACAAGTTACCGTAACCAACACCCAACAGTAATGAACCACTAGCATTGGTTTGCAATGACTTTACAGACGCATAGAAAACGGGTAACTATTCCTCACAAGTGTATTTCCTGACTATACTTCAGGCTAGTACAACGGGAACATGCAAGATGTGTATTTGCCTGGACAGCAGACAGAGCCAAGGTTAGACAGCACTGTATACTGTACAACCCAACCAACCCCCAAAAATGTTAATACCTTCTAAAGCTTTCTTCGTGTTACTCTACATAACTCTCTTCATATTCAATTTCAATAATACTATGctaaatcaatttaaaaaattgAATTATTCTTATCTTAATTCTACCCTGGTCTCACATTTTACCTTAGGTATCACTccatgttttaacccttttacccccaggggatttggaaatttattttttttcaaacacattttgcagtatatttttaaaattgctctgccttaatttttgtcatagagaggtcaggttggtctcattctcttggaaaatgcctgaagtttctcaaaaattataaaaaatatgcaaaaaaaattttaaatagcagtttcttgcaaggacttactggtacgtgcatgggggtaaagggacgagttttgtgaaacgtaccagtacgtcctttggggtaaaagggttaattttctcTTTCAGTTcgtatatcacaaattttaagtaatttgtatttttcctaacaatacttaccgaagaaacactttataggagattactggtaactcctctctgacgaccagatttttacgtagtttccccctacttccatgttctatactgtcctgaataacgggaaataacatgacctgggggcattgcccaggcaggtcacccgtctttgagaagctctcccccagtatgttttatgtaatgaacaaaaccacgaggtcagcggggcactgcggggacggttggggggccctaaacctaaagtgtttcttcggtaagtattgttaggaaaaatacaaattacttaaaatttgtgatttgttccgacacagagacttaccttgaaacactttataggagacttacaccttaggaggggggagtgccctttagccctgaccccaatggacagtagggaaaactacgtaaaagactcattaagtgtgatataacacttacccttctgcaatatcttcgttgtgcttgatatggcgaattttcgtcttgtgtaatgagcgatatttcttgatgacgactgacggtacgagaaagttagaaaaggggggaaaatagaactcggctccttgtgtctagatactttatgtttcgcgattgagcctggggcttgagccgtcaaaccgaatgcagggctgagatgaccggcccgatagaaaacccatctagagactttctcgtacagtccttgagataatgtgcggtgaaggtcgactggttggaccaagttcccgctcgaagaacctgcgctactgacatgttcttttcgaacgttagagaggtgctaatgccccgaacaacgtgagctctgggtttccccggtgtaggaagaccttgttttaagtaggcttgcgtgatcactttcctgagccagaacgaaaccgtatttttggatatgtttttctttattttccccatgagacgaagagattcttgatagacgggcggaggtttgccgttctcttaaagtatttcctaacagtcctgaccgggcataattttaggtccttcggatttcctttattcgggattgccggaatcgaaaaactctcaaacctcgaatcccacaccgaggggttctgagtcttggcgacgaaggatttgacaaacttaaaggttacttccttccatcccctagtgtgttccacctcgaatgacagtccgtgtagctcgcccaccctcttagccgaggctaatgctagcaagaagaccgccttgagcgtgagattcttgtcatcgatgtcctttaagggctcgaatggtggtttccgtaacatatctaggactcgcgctaagtcccaactcgggattctaggggcggaaggggggcatgactgttcgaacgctctgataagcatggagatatgcctggaggagccgagatctatgcccttgagaagaaagacttgacccagggccgcccgaactcccttgatcactggaactgacatgtctaacttgtccctgagataaaccatgacgtcggctatcacgggcgctgacgcttccaagggctctaacttcttgtccctgcaccacttcacgaataccgcccacttagactggtagacggctgtggatgctTTCCtccggtatagcgacatcctcctggctgtcttgccggagtacccttgcttcttcaggagccgctggataatctccaggcgtgaagacgaagggcttgcgggtttctgtgaaaccgctgaaagtgaggttgttttaataggtctgacctgccgggtagaggccaaggaggtaggacggtgaggttccttaggtccgcgaaccattctctctccggccaccaaggcgctaccaaagtcatccttaggttggttgctgcccttactctgttgaggacctgccttatcagggagaagggggggaagacgtacacgtccagtccgtcccacttgtgctgaaaggcgtcttccattgccgccttcggatctgggacgggagaacaaaatacggggagttgcgcgttcaaccttgttgcaaacagatccattaccggagatccctacatctgtataatgtagcttgccacttgtgggtgtagggaccattctgctgctaccacttgccccactctgctgaggccgtctgctaggacgttgttcttccctgggatgaaccttgccgtcaggataacgtccttctgttccgcccattttaggatttgaagggctagttcgcacaactcttttgatctcagtcccccctccttcttcacgtaagccaccaccgttgcattgtctgacattagggccaccgaacgccctctcatgtcctcctcgaagtggttgcaggcttcttgggccgcttctcatttccaggatatttatgtgtaggggtttctccccctctgaccacgccccctttgctgtcttttcccggagatgggctccccacccgtccttcgatgcttccgtgaagagaagaacctccggaggttgggaggacagtagcatcccccttagggtgttcgaccgatcctgccaccattccaaggccttcctggactcctgaaggagagggaccacaatgtccggggaacttttctggttccaatgttctttcaggttccattgaacccttaagttctgtctcccgtgaggtaccagcttctctagggacaccaggtgccctaccaacctttgccaaccctgcgctcttctggggcgacccagaaggaagggccggagcactcgatccaggttgtccagcctttccgtggttgggaatgccttgacctgtaacgaatccaggaccattccaaggtacgtcctcctgttggatggggttagctgtgatttctccaagttgaccacgatgcccagggtcttgcacaattgaagaagatcttcgccctgttgtttcaagtcttcctttgaggatgaaaggagtaaccagtcgtccaggtacctgatcagtcgaatgccccgttcgtgggcccatatggggaccgtcgtaaagaccctcgtgaatacctgggaggctgttgaaagaccgaagcatagggccttgaattgtaacacctgggtaccccacttgacccggagaaacttcctgctcgacggatgaatgggcactcggaagtaggcgtccttgaggtctatagaaatcaaaaagtcgccctctctcaaggacgccatgaccgttcttggagtgtccattttgaaggtcactttcctgagaaacctgttgagggctgacaggtctattacaggtctccaccctcctgtctctttttccactaggaacaggcggctgtagaaccccggacccgggaatgtcactgtttttaaagctcccttctgcagcaacgtcttgacttcttcgtccaacgctgccctcttcgccaggtccttgggcaccaaccagtctgcctgcgttgctggaactagggggggtgtctcttccatgaaggggatcctgtagccctcctttagtactgtaactgtccacggatctgctccgtggagcttccatgcttgccaagtgagtctgaggcttgggcaggggaagggggcctcccatcttatctcctacgggaagaacggcctgttctccccctcctggaggagtagaaagaagacctatacgttggggggttagaagatgaacctcttcgggggggaaccacagaggaagaccactgtcctgacgaggattccctccttccttgagttggtgtggtacgcgcggccatgggtgcttctgtcactggcctcctgaagatggggtggcttcagggtaggtagctccctctttttggccaacttctccacgacctcttccgccttcttcgtcggaataagctgctccccccagacggagcaggtcttcaaggctttagcttctctgtcaggaatcttaatgggaaggttcttgactagggcgtctcttctccggagaatccagtttgcggagagagccaaagactgaaaggtcaggaatttaagggcgcggctacctgaccccagcaactcattcagagcctcccgttttgcaggttccatggtgtctgtaggaatctgggtgcctactagggtggtggcccaacaatccagccaggaggccatattaactaagtccttggacatctcctccatcattgccgactcggaaggggagaagaaggtagatgctgccgatgccctcccgtcggagatgccctggcacaggatgtctatggtttcctcggtcttgtacgcaccggtcggcctattttctaaagagtagtatttcgtctgcgacttcaaaccctgtaggagctttgctgagctgtgacccctgcaggagtcgctattgcgggatatgaccttatcaatgtgagtctttccaatcccctcgttactggcctcgggaagagggagagaggactttttctgggcggggaacgctatgaacttgttcaggcctgaagtccagggttcttcctcttgagtggcgggttctataaggttgttataacccctaattaaggcaaggactctcctgtacgctgggacttcccgtcccgagatcctgtgggagaccgcaaggggagttcctccacacagactgatccccattctcctggaggacctggacgacgggacgggctcctccgtgaaacagatcgacgggggtgccagtccctgtctatcatctcgatggggagacccgtctaggctgtccatcctaggcgacggctccctccactgatcggatggagtggctctaggaagggactaggcctacaagacgaggtcctccgcccaccggctgactctctggcggggttcttggcttgtatggaggggaacggggacttcccgtcccgagatcttgtgggagaccgcaaggggagttcctccacacagactgatccccattctcctcgagaaccgggacggctcctccgtgaaacagatcgacgggggtgcccgtccctgtctatcatcccgatggggagacccgtctaggctgcccatcctagaagacggctccctccactgagcggatgggttggctctaggaagggacttaggcctacaagacggggtcctccgcccatcagctgactctctggcggggctcttggcttgtatggaggggaacggggacttcccgtcccgagatcctgtgggagaccgcaaggggagttcctccacacagactgatctctcttcctcctgtgtcgtctccgacattcctcgcttgaagggcccgaaggatcgagccccgatgcggatccagggtgaaggactagcataggacctcttccatgtccagtggggacctcaacggcgtccttggtacatcccacgccagcggatccctccgcagctgaagcgcctgaggcctctacccatgaatctggtgataagaaaaaaggaacattattaggccacatggggtcctccgccgagacgccgTCCCTACGAGAGAGACGTGTCCCTCGGATCCCCACACACTAACCtgtaggcgcctgatctgccctgaacaaagaaggttccccccacaacatctcacccttgggaaggaggcaccaacttcttacacttcaaggacttacctcgtcccctactctgggtaggggagaagaatgcactcaacctgccccctctcctgccgacgtcgcaggggaagacatgctagtttccctaggagacctcttcgagtccgtcttcatcgtgccgcattctgacggcgaactggctttgacaagaaagcccaacacgaatacccggctctaggcccaggacaacggcgaacgtactccaaagcacacacagagatcgctaaacccaagcataaagcaaggcaaagcactaaaacgccaataaaagcacaaaggaacgatcctaaaagaacacagataaggcactaatcactcgtgaaggaatcgagaccatgtagtaactacatagtaacgcgcacaaagggggtcgcacagagaataaggagcggtgtgtgtgaacacaacgcgaccagaaaacatactggggagagcttctcaaagacgggtgacctgcctgggcaatgcccccaggtcatgttatttcccgttattcaggacagtatagaacatggaagtagggggaaactacgtaaaaatctggtcgtcagagaggagttaccagtaatctcctataaagtgtttcaaggtaagtctctgtgtcggaacaaacagtACTTTACCACACTGAAAACCTATATGCATCAGGAGAGGTTTGTTAAAGCACGACTATCCATTACACAACACTGAAAACATAGTAACAGCAGGTAGTGCATATCTATTAAGGTCACAAATCAAAATAACAATTCTCTACATACAAAACCCCCACCATCATGTTCACTTTCGTTGCCTTGCAAACCAAACCACCTAGACATTTAATAGCAATGGTACATATAGTGGTTGCTCTTCATTTCTTTGCTATTAGAAGATTAGATGAAAGATCACATCAATTGGCAGCTCTAGTATTCTACCTCAATACAaagcggagaaaaaaaaaaaagaaaaaagtgaagacaTGCTACTACAAACTGTCGAAATTAATGATAAGATTCTAtacatcgtcaccctcataaactaactgcctaagtcattttctccacttcttgggtaataaaaaaaaaaaaaccttctcatttcctaatactttatatcattgtattgagcttcatttaaattctaattcacaaattcttctgttaataaTTTGTGagttgaagctcaagacaatgatataaagaattaggaaatgagaaggtttttttcttCCCAAcaaggagaaaatgacttaggcagttagtttatgagggtgacgacatTCCAATGAGAAGTATAGATATATTCCTTACACTGTACACATCGAAGAACCAAACTTACTGGTCTGATAATAAGTTTCAAGGCTAATGCACGTACGCAAACTTCTACTGTGCAAGTACAGTATACCGAATCTTCAATGTTAGATTCCGCAAAGAATCtagacctcagcgacgaaagaagaaaaatagtggaattgcaacagccgtatgaagaagaaaagataataggaaacgtgctgttcaagaaagaaggaatagagaaaagaaaagaacatatctatcaaatgtggaaaaaaaaaagaaaataaaatattcaagaagaaAACCAaagaggtgccgatggaaaggcgaatccctccgcccaacaactgaactgaactgaacagaTGTTGGTTGAAATAAAGATTTTTGAAATGTCCCCTTCAGCATAGAAAAAGGGTTACTATTTCATTCTGCAACACATCACAGCTTGCTGTTGTGATGGTCAGAATGacagaaaataattttcaaactaAAGTTTTTTCAAACACCCAACAAAATGTAGGCTCTTCTGGAGGCAATTTTTAAAAAAACCCATCTAAGAATGTGGTATATGAATTTGTAACTTCCTCAAGCTCCCTGCAAATAAAAAAGGGGCTTCGACTTGTTACAAAACTATCATTGTGTACATACTACAGGTACTATATATGgaattaattctaacagccataaTTCTCCATCATGAATCATACTTAGTTTTCAAGAAGTTTTATAACAGCTGTGACCAGATAATGGAATGAAAAACACGTCAGTAATATTTTTAGCAAAAGCTTTTCTGTGGAGCAGCTGGACATAAGCTTTAGTTTTATCTAATATACGACTGATCTACTTAACTATGGTcgatattaatttttcttaaaccCGTTACGTATAAAATTTACTTGCtaatccctatttcctttcctaacagatcctttgcctgttggagcccttgagcttgtagcatcctgctaataaaaccagggttgtggcttggatagtaacaTGGGTTGATTATCAAATTTGCACAGACGACACATGAGCGAGACCAGCCATGCTGAGTTttaaggtcactcataaatggcagaaacaAGGCCACAGACAGTATAATACCCTAAAGACCGACCATGATCAGCACTTATGGCATTGGCTGTTGATTTGGCATATAAGACCTATAAACTATTCCATGGAGATTGcacacactaaaagaaactattgatcTTTGGGGGGAAGTAGTGTAATGTTTTTGAAAATGAAGATTTTACCAATTTCTTGGTGTTTGCCagtaatatagaaaagaaagaaatcaaataattgagcttcaacaaccctaAGAAGACCTAAAAATTGATTGGATCATTTTCATTCACCAAACCATTTAAAAAATAAAGTGTATAAagattaaactgttaaatacatttaatgttaatattattggatataagaatcatgttaaaaatattttcacaaatcagtaggtttctaacttaaaaacatatttagaaaaataataaaataaaaatgtaattttatcatatattagatgttataatgtatatacaaaaatgtaaaatataatttgttaaggaaatatttctttataaaaggaaaaaaaatgtatgttaagaaaatgtaattgtattttcataataaaagataaaaaaaaaaccatttaaaggaaagaaaaagtaTTAAAATTGATGTAGAGGAAAAGAGAAAACACTAATAGAAAAGATAAACTATAGAGGTGGGGCTGCAAAGGCTACGCCTCACACCCGAACCTGGCGCCAGGCAGACAAGTTTCAAATGGATTACCATAAACCTTCTAGTTATCTGCAGGCATCAACAAAAGAATGGGAATTAGCAGTACATTAAGTCCTTTGATAAGCTTGGAAATTTTTGGGCATCAAATTTTCTATTGGTAgtgtaattttgtaattgaattaagatatcctaaaataaatatcgttcagctgggctcctcaa
Proteins encoded in this window:
- the LOC137628786 gene encoding elongation factor 1-gamma-like isoform X1, with translation MAANGTLYTYPENFRAFKALIAAQYSGAKVNVDNNFVFGETNKSDSFLKKFPLGKVPAFETTDGKCIFESNAIAWAVANDQLRGKSAMDQAQVVAWMNFADNEILPASCTWVFPCLGIMQFNKSNTERAKEDVKKALGALNTHLLPRTFLVGERISLADISVCCTLLHLYQYVLEPSFRKPFQNVNRWFTTVINQPQVKAVIGEFKLCEKMAQFDNKKFAEVQGKIKQGGGDKKQEKKEKKEPKKEQPKKEKEASPAAAAPAEPKPKDPLDALPAGDFNMDDFKRFYSNNDEEKSVPYFWEKFDKDHYSIWYCEYKYADELAKVFMTCNLIGGMFQRVDKLRKNAFASMCVFGEDGANNISGIWVWRGHELCFPLCDDWTIDYESYDWKKLDPDSDETKKLVDQYFKWNGTDNKGRKFNQGKIFK
- the LOC137628786 gene encoding elongation factor 1-gamma-like isoform X2; amino-acid sequence: MAANGTLYTYPENFRAFKALIAAQYSGAKVNVDNNFVFGETNKSDSFLKKFPLGKVPAFETTDGKCIFESNAIAWAVANDQLRGKSAMDQAQVVAWMNFADNEILPASCTWVFPCLGIMQFNKSNTERAKEDVKKALGALNTHLLPRTFLVGERISLADISVCCTLLHLYQYVLEPSFRKPFQNVNRWFTTVINQPQVKAVIGEFKLCEKMAQFDNKKFAEVQGKIKQGGGDKKEKKEKKEPKKEQPKKEKEASPAAAAPAEPKPKDPLDALPAGDFNMDDFKRFYSNNDEEKSVPYFWEKFDKDHYSIWYCEYKYADELAKVFMTCNLIGGMFQRVDKLRKNAFASMCVFGEDGANNISGIWVWRGHELCFPLCDDWTIDYESYDWKKLDPDSDETKKLVDQYFKWNGTDNKGRKFNQGKIFK